Proteins encoded by one window of Arachis ipaensis cultivar K30076 chromosome B04, Araip1.1, whole genome shotgun sequence:
- the LOC107638338 gene encoding protein SIEVE ELEMENT OCCLUSION B, protein MSNYQIASSNVLQSPLELDDDQILENVYKTHFHCVEKCDVQCLHSVASNVIHHSIAITDCLINKGSQQSDQFHEGSSFGCVQQLTAKLKRIACQMLCTGRGDKYAHQTTMLILEQLKAYSWDAKALIVEAAFALEFGKLSHIPQSQSQSQGEVVDQLQEVEKSLAELNGLPSLREKSEELVILNGLVKKVMQMIACISEWKELISKEYDIKEVPILSQTLHQIPVIVYWTIFTFVTCTAQINYFTTTHHTKDNRYELPKHFDHRLDGILKSFQDNLEDCKKQIEAIEDYTKRKNIIYGGNKDIVRVLRAFIISTHQYSDSRQIVYCGLNGQPVKIEDLKKKHVLLFISGLENIQDEIKLLKGIYEKLKEEPREVEGYKKEDFKILWIPIVDEWNERNKKDLEKMLEDTKIGWYVVKDFNFKTGIRLIREVFKYKDKSIIPLLSPQGKVENDDTKLLLSIWGIDGFPFKASDYTRLTQQWNWFWNEITKFNPRMKEFIEDDYYIFIFGGTSSKWIEEFETALNSLKRQIETTVPIELYRLGRDDSRDVPRFWIAIDSLLANRKHTKGGGGGEGVMDFSTREMKRLLFLKQDPKGWVILSKGSNVKLLGQGEVMYRTVKEFEKWPRKLDDQEVSFDVAFKEYYERCKLKDGPPKCEHSEITYPSDILARIPCPNVDCGRSMEVTSVNYKCCHGLEQPNVPPRSNLC, encoded by the exons ATGTCGAATTATCAAATTGCAAGTAGCAATGTGCTTCAAAGCCCTCTTGAACTAGATGATGATCAAATCCTTGAGAATGTATACAAAACCCATTTCCATTGTGTTGAAAAATGTGATGTTCAATGTCTTCACAGTGTTGCTTCAAATGTTATACACCACTCTATTGCAATTACTGATTGCCTCATCAACAAG GGTAGCCAGCAGAGTGATCAATTCCATGAAGGATCGAGCTTCGGTTGTGTTCAACAACTCACGGCTAAACTAAAACGGATTGCTTGCcag ATGTTATGCACAGGACGTGGTGATAAGTATGCGCATCAGACAACAATGTTGATACTGGAACAGTTGAAGGCATATTCTTGGGATGCAAAAGCACTAATAGTTGAAGCAGCATTTGCCTTGGAGTTTGGAAAACTATCCCACATTCCACAAAGTCAAAGTCAAAGTCAAGGTGAAGTAGTTGACCAACTCCAGGAAGTTGAAAAGTCATTGGCGGAGTTGAACGGGCTTCCAAGCCTCCGGGAGAAGTCAGAAGAGCTTGTTATTTTGAATGGTTTGGTGAAGAAGGTAATGCAAATGATTGCATGCATCAGTGAGTGGAAGGAGCTCATAAGTAAAGAATATGACATAAAAGAAGTTCCCATCTTGTCTCAAACTTTGCATCAGATCCCTGTCATTGTTTATTGGACCATCTTCACCTTTGTCACTTGTACTGCTCAAATTAATTACTTCACTACCACTCATCATACCAA GGATAACAGATATGAATTGCCCAAGCATTTTGATCATAGGCTTGATGGCATTCTTAAAAGTTTTCAGGACAACCTAGAAGACTGCAAGAAGCAAATAG AAGCAATAGAAGATTACACGAAGCGTAAGAATATCATTTATGGTGGTAATAAAGATATTGTGAGGGTTTTGAGAGCTTTTATCATCTCCACTCATCAGTACTCGGACTCAAGGCAAATAGTTTATTGTGGGCTCAATGGACAACcg GTGAAAATTGAGGATCTGAAGAAGAAGCATGTGTTGTTGTTCATCTCAGGCCTGGAGAACATTCAAGATGAAATTAAGCTCTTAAAGGGAATATATGAAAAGCTGAAAGAGGAACCAAGAGAAGTAGAGGGGTATAAGAAAGAGGATTTCAAGATTCTTTGGATCCCTATTGTGGATGAATGGAATGAAAGAAACAAGAAGGATTTGGAGAAGATGTTGGAGGACACTAAGATTGGATGGTATGTGGTTaaagatttcaatttcaaaactgGGATTCGTCTTATCAGAGAGGTGTTCAAATACAAAGACAAATCAATTATCCCACTCTTAAGTCCTCAAGGTAAGGTGGAAAATGATGATACCAAACTACTTCTTTCTATTTGGGGCATTGATGGCTTCCCCTTCAAGGCTTCTGATTACACTCGTCTCACTCAACAATGGAACTGGTTTTGGAAtgaaatcacaaaattcaatcCAAGGATGAAAGAATTT ATCGAAGACGATTATTACATCTTCATCTTTGGAGGGACGTCCAGCAAATGGATAGAAGAGTTTGAGACAGCTTTGAACAGTTTGAAAAGGCAGATAGAAACCACTGTCCCAATTGAATTATATCGATTAGGGAGGGATGATTCCAGGGATGTTCCACGCTTCTGGATCGCCATAGACAGCTTGCTAGCCAACAGGAAACACACGAAGGGTGGCGGCGGCGGCGAGGGCGTTATGGACTTTTCAACAAGAGAGATGAAGAGGTTGTTGTTTCTTAAACAAGACCCAAAAGGGTGGGTGATACTTAGCAAAGGGTCAAATGTGAAGCTTCTTGGTCAAGGCGAGGTCATGTATCGAACAGTCAAAGAATTCGAGAAATGGCCAAGGAAGTTGGACGACCAAGAAGTAAGCTTTGATGTTGCATTCAAAGAATACTATGAGAGGTGCAAGCTTAAAGATGGTCCTCCCAAATGTGAGCATAGCGAAATTACATACCCCTCTGATATCCTTGCACGCATTCCATGCCCAAATGTTGATTGTGGCCGTTCAATGGAGGTCACATCTGTTAATTACAAGTGCTGCCATGGTCTTGAACAACCTAATGTTCCTCCTAGGAGTAATTTATGTTGA
- the LOC107638337 gene encoding protein argonaute 4, protein MDSSELDGNGNEASLPPPPPVVPPDVVPVKAEDALAEPVKKKVSRLPIARRGLGSKGMKIALQTNHFKVNVTNNDGNFFHYSVAFAYEDGRPVEGKGFGRRIMDRVHETYASELNGKDFAYDGEKSLFTIGSLPSNKLEFEVVLEDVVSNRNNGNCSPDGHGDNESDKKRMRRPYRAKKFKVEISYAAKIPMQAIANALRGQESENFQEAIRVLDIILRQHAAKQGCLLVRQSFFHNDPRNFAEVGGGVLGCRGFHSSFRTTQSGLSLNIDVTTTMTIQPGPVVDFLIANQNVRDPFQLDWAKAKRTLKNLRIKVSPSNQEYKITGLSELPCRDQTFSLKKGGRDGDDGTEEVTVYDYFVNTRRIDLRYSAELPCINVGKPKRPTYFPIELCELVSLQRYTKSLSTLQRASLVEKSRQKPPERMRVLSDALKTSNYGSEPMLQNCGISISTGFTQVDGRVLPSPRLKLGNGEDLNPRNGRWNFSNKSFVQPIKIERWAVVNFSARCDVRALVRDMIRVAGTKGISMEDPFDVFEESHQFRRSPPMVRVEKMFESIQSKLPGVPQFLLCLIPERKNCEIYGPWKKKNLTEYGIVSQCMCPLRVNDQFLTNVLMKINAKLGGLNTLLGVEHSPALPVVSKAPTLILGMDVSHGSPGQSDIPSIAAVVSSRQWPLISKYRACVRTQSAKVEMIDNLFKKVSDNEDEGIIRELLLDFYVSSAKRKPDNIIIFRDGVSESQFNQVLNKELDQIIEACKFLDEKWEPKFVVIVAQKNHHTRFFQSGSPDNVPPGTVVDNKICHPRNYDFYLCAHAGMIGTSRPTHYHVLHDEVGFSADELQELVHSLSYVYQRSTTSISVVAPICYAHLAATQVGHFLKFEDKSETSSSHGGLSAAGAVPVPQLPKLQDSVCNSMFFC, encoded by the exons ATGGATTCATCTGAGCTGGATGGAAATGGTAACGAGGCATCCCTGCCACCACCACCCCCTGTTGTTCCACCTGATGTTGTCCCAGTTAAAGCAGAAGACGCACTTGCTGAACCTGTTAAGAAAAAGGTTTCTCGCCTTCCAATTGCCAGGCGTGGGCTGGGATCAAAAGGAATGAAGATAGCTCTTCAAACCAATCACTTCAAAGTTAATGTCACTAACAATGATGGAAATTTCTTCCATTATAGC GTTGCGTTTGCTTATGAAGATGGACGCCCTGTAGAAGGTAAGGGTTTCGGGAGAAGGATAATGGATAGGGTGCATGAGACGTATGCTTCTGAGTTAAATGGTAAGGACTTCGCATATGACGGGGAGAAAAGTCTGTTTACCATTGGTTCTCTTCCAAGCAACAAGCTTGAGTTTGAAGTTGTTCTGGAGGATGTTGTTTCGAATAG AAATAATGGTAACTGTAGCCCTGATGGTCATGGGGACAATGAAAGTGACAAAAAGAGGATGCGACGCCCGTATCGTGCGAAGAAATTTAAAGTAGAGATTAGCTATGCCGCCAAAATTCCAATGCAGGCCATTGCCAATGCCTTGCGTGGGCAGGAATCGGAGAATTTCCAAGAAGCCATCAGAGTGCTTGATATTATATTGAGGCAACATGCTGCTAAACA AGGTTGCCTCCTAGTTCGGCAATCCTTCTTCCACAATGATCCGAGGAATTTTGCTGAAGTTGGAGGTGGTGTGCTTGGCTGCAGAGGATTCCATTCAAGTTTCAGAACTACTCAGAGTGGCCTGTCTCTGAACATAG ATGTCACAACTACTATGACAATCCAGCCTGGACCTGTTGTGGACTTCCTAATTGCCAATCAAAATGTGCGAGATCCATTTCAGCTTGACTGGGCAAAG GCCAAAAGGACCCTAAAAAATCTGAGGATTAAAGTAAGCCCATCCAATCAAGAGTACAAAATTACAGGTCTCAGTGAACTCCCATGCCGAGATCAGAC GTTTTCTCTGAAGAAAGGTGGAAGGGATGGTGATGATGGTACTGAAGAAGTGACTGTTTATGATTATTTTGTCAATACTCGTAGGATAGATCTTCGATACTCTGCTGAGCTTCCTTGTATCAATGTTGGCAAGCCTAAACGACCGACATACTTCCCCATTGAG CTTTGTGAATTGGTGTCCTTGCAACGTTATACAAAATCGCTGTCCACGCTTCAAAGGGCTTCATTGGTAGAGAAGTCCAGGCAGAAGCCACCAGAGAGGATGAGGGTTTTATCTGAT GCACTAAAAACCAGCAACTATGGTTCTGAACCTATGCTTCAAAATTGTGGAATTTCTATAAGCACTGGCTTTACTCAAGTGGATGGTCGTGTTCTGCCTTCACCAAGG TTGAAGCTTGGCAATGGTGAGGACTTAAATCCAAGGAATGGGAGATGGAATTTTAGTAATAAG AGTTTTGTGCAGCCAATAAAGATAGAACGGTGGGCTGTAGTTAACTTTTCTGCACGATGTGATGTAAGAGCTCTTGTGAGGGATATGATTAGAGTTGCAGGAACGAAAGGAATT TCAATGGAAGATCCATTTGATGTGTTTGAAGAGAGTCATCAGTTTAGGCGTTCCCCACCAATGGTTAGAGTGGAGAAGATGTTTGAAAGCATCCAGTCTAAACTTCCTGGAGTTCCTCAGTTCCTTCTATGTCTAATTCCCGAGAGGAAAAACTGTGAAATTTATG GtccatggaaaaagaaaaatcttACTGAGTATGGAATTGTTAGCCAGTGCATGTGTCCTTTAAGGGTCAATGACCAGTTTCTGACTAACGTTTTGATGAAGATAAATGCCAAG CTTGGTGGATTGAATACATTATTAGGCGTTGAACACTCTCCAGCTCTTCCAGTCGTTTCAAAAGCACCCACACTTATCCTGGGCATGGATGTTTCGCATGGCTCACCAGGGCAATCTGATATTCCTTCAATTGCAGCG GTGGTCAGCTCTAGACAATGGCCTCTTATATCGAAGTATAGGGCCTGTGTTCGTACCCAGTCTGCAAAGGTTGAAATGATAGATAACCTGTTCAAGAAAGTATCTGACAATGAGGATGAAGGAATTATAAG GGAACTTCTACTTGATTTCTATGTTAGTTCTGCGAAGAGAAAGCCAGACAATATAATTATTTTCAG GGATGGTGTTAGTGAATCACAGTTCAATCAAGTTTTGAACAAAGAGCTTGATCAAATCATTGAG GCATGTAAATTCCTTGATGAAAAGTGGGAGCCCAAGTTTGTGGTTATAGTTGCTCAGAAGAACCACCACACAAGATTCTTCCAGTCTGGTTCTCCTGACAATGTCCCACCTG GAACTGTTGTTGACAACAAAATTTGTCATCCAAGAAACTATGATTTCTACCTATGTGCACATGCCGGAATGATA GGCACTAGCAGGCCTACACACTACCATGTTCTTCATGATGAGGTTGGCTTTAGTGCTGATGAGCTACAGGAGCTTGTACATTCTCTGTCATATGT GTATCAGAGGAGCACCACTTCCATTTCTGTTG TTGCTCCAATATGCTACGCACACTTGGCTGCAACCCAGGTGGGGCACTTCCTCAAATTTGAAGACAAATCTGAGACATCTTCAAGTCATGGTGGACTGAGTGCTGCTGGAGCTGTCCCTGTCCCGCAGTTGCCGAAATTGCAGGACAGTGTTTGCAACTCAATGTTCTTCTGCTGA
- the LOC107638336 gene encoding peptidyl-prolyl cis-trans isomerase FKBP43-like isoform X1, protein MAFWGVEVKSGRPFIHKYDDSKGRLHISMATLGFGSATTRSTLQCNVGNRSPVYLCSLYPGSTESLQLNLELEEVDQVVFTVIGARSIHLCGYYLGRTSRTAIFHGDSSESYGEDIADTENERSDFSDEDDLDDSFIDDDPNPEVFPPSPISNGEEASDDNKPEGKKSKFGRLRKKYYSVESDDDGDGGFEEKIIVNDTMDDQMKESDNEDSLLISSLYKVKARQRISDDEINASDSGAFDARNKNYEDDGDGNIQTDLETDNVLQDSQRDREAAVSDKEKDVGDVKKSKKKKKEKQKETKSSPNGQSIKLDKNEKDKPKFDKMTQDILAGKEQNKDGADDDKQTETVDKMLSLSEDSLLISPTFKIKSRRKIFDEENHKTGDDEAFNASNKNDQDGGDSIVQTTFETNNVIQDSQMQREAALSDKKKDVGDVKKSKKKKKEKETKSSPNGHSINLDKSEQDKPKIEVTLDILTGQEQIKDGANDDKQTETVDKNLPSSEAGHVQDEKPKKKRKERQKEHMKQPTVNEDVETVAAVALPEFVEDAGKAKTKRRKKEQTNKGLHLEGERSVEDGAHDFSNGNQNEEKVKKGKSKSKSKSKGNIEA, encoded by the exons ATGGCATTCTGGG GAGTGGAGGTCAAATCTGGAAGGCCTTTTATCCATAAATATGATGATTCCAAAGGACGCCTCCATATTTCAATG GCTACATTAGGGTTCGGTAGCGCGACCACAAGAAGCACGCTGCAGTGTAACGTAGGCAATAGGAGCCCCGTGTATCTCTGTTCTCTCTATCCTGGAAGCACTGAGTCATTGCAGTTGAATTTGGAGCTTGAGGAAGTCGATCAAGTTGTCTTCACCGTCATCGGAGCTCGCAGCATTCATCTCTGCGGTTACTATCTTGGCAGAACTTCTCGTACAGCCATCTTCCATGGAGACTCTTC AGAGTCATACGGGGAGGATATTGCTGATACAGAGAATGAGAGGTCGGATTTCAGCGACGAAGATGATTTGGACGATAGTTTTATTGATGATGATCCTAATCCGGAGGTTTTCCCGCCATCTCCTATTTCCAATGGAG AGGAAGCTTCTGATGATAACAAACCAGAAGGTAAGAAAAGCAAATTTGGACGGCTTAGGAAGAAGTATTATTCAGTAGAGTCAGATGACGATGGTGATGGGGGTTTTGAggaaaaaataattgtaaatgaTACTATGGATGACCAGATGAAAGAAAGTGATAACGAAGATAGCCTGCTGATTTCATCTCTTTACAAGGTTAAAGCTCGCCAAAGGATCTCAGATGACGAAATTAATGCCAGTGATAGTGGAGCATTTGATGCAAGGAACAAGAACTACGAAGATGATGGTGATGGTAATATTCAAACAGATTTGGAAACTGACAATGTCCTTCAAGATAGTCAGAGGGATAG GGAAGCAGCTGTGTCGGACAAAGAGAAAGATGTTGGGGAtgttaaaaaatcaaaaaagaaaaagaaggaaaagcaaAAAGAAACCAAAAGTTCCCCTAATGGACAATCCATAAAACTAGATAAGAATGAGAAAGATAAGCCAAAATTTGACAAGATGACCCAGGATATTCTTGCAGGAAAAGAACAAAACAAGGACGGCGCTGATGATGA CAAGCAAACTGAAACTGTGGATAAGATGCTGTCCCTTTCTGAAGATAGCCTGCTGATTTCACCTACTTTCAAGATTAAATCACGTCGAAAGATCTTCGACGAAGAAAACCACAAAACTGGTGATGATGAAGCATTTAATGCAAGTAACAAGAATGATCAAGATGGTGGCGATAGTATTGTTCAAACAACTTTTGAAACTAACAATGTTATTCAAGATAGCCAGATGCAGAG GGAAGCAGCTCTGTCAGACAAAAAGAAAGATGTTGGGGAtgttaaaaaatcaaaaaagaaaaagaaggaaaaggaaaCCAAGAGTTCCCCTAATGGACATTCTATAAATCTAGATAAAAGTGAGCAAGATAAGCCAAAAATTGAGGTGACCCTGGATATTCTCACAGGGCAAGAACAAATCAAGGATGGTGCTAATGATGA CAAGCAAACTGAAACTGTGGATAAAAATCTGCCCTCCTCTGAGGCTGGTCATGTACAAGATGAAAAACccaagaagaaaaggaaagagcGGCAAAAGGAACACATGAAACAACCTACAGTTAATGA AGATGTTGAGACTGTAGCTGCTGTTGCACTGCCTGAATTTGTAGAGGATGCTGGAAAAGCTAAAACAAAGAGGAGAAAGAAAGAACAAACAAACAAAGGTTTACATCTTGAAGGTGAAAG GAGTGTGGAGGATGGTGCTCATGACTTTTCCAATGGAAATCAAAATGAGGAAAAGGTTAAGAAAGGAaagagtaaaagtaaaagtaaaagtaaagggAACATTGAGGCATAG
- the LOC107638336 gene encoding peptidyl-prolyl cis-trans isomerase FKBP43-like isoform X2: protein MAFWGVEVKSGRPFIHKYDDSKGRLHISMATLGFGSATTRSTLQCNVGNRSPVYLCSLYPGSTESLQLNLELEEVDQVVFTVIGARSIHLCGYYLGRTSPTIDRESYGEDIADTENERSDFSDEDDLDDSFIDDDPNPEVFPPSPISNGEEASDDNKPEGKKSKFGRLRKKYYSVESDDDGDGGFEEKIIVNDTMDDQMKESDNEDSLLISSLYKVKARQRISDDEINASDSGAFDARNKNYEDDGDGNIQTDLETDNVLQDSQRDREAAVSDKEKDVGDVKKSKKKKKEKQKETKSSPNGQSIKLDKNEKDKPKFDKMTQDILAGKEQNKDGADDDKQTETVDKMLSLSEDSLLISPTFKIKSRRKIFDEENHKTGDDEAFNASNKNDQDGGDSIVQTTFETNNVIQDSQMQREAALSDKKKDVGDVKKSKKKKKEKETKSSPNGHSINLDKSEQDKPKIEVTLDILTGQEQIKDGANDDKQTETVDKNLPSSEAGHVQDEKPKKKRKERQKEHMKQPTVNEDVETVAAVALPEFVEDAGKAKTKRRKKEQTNKGLHLEGERSVEDGAHDFSNGNQNEEKVKKGKSKSKSKSKGNIEA, encoded by the exons ATGGCATTCTGGG GAGTGGAGGTCAAATCTGGAAGGCCTTTTATCCATAAATATGATGATTCCAAAGGACGCCTCCATATTTCAATG GCTACATTAGGGTTCGGTAGCGCGACCACAAGAAGCACGCTGCAGTGTAACGTAGGCAATAGGAGCCCCGTGTATCTCTGTTCTCTCTATCCTGGAAGCACTGAGTCATTGCAGTTGAATTTGGAGCTTGAGGAAGTCGATCAAGTTGTCTTCACCGTCATCGGAGCTCGCAGCATTCATCTCTGCGGTTACTATCTTGGCAGAACTTCTC CTACTATCGACAGAGAGTCATACGGGGAGGATATTGCTGATACAGAGAATGAGAGGTCGGATTTCAGCGACGAAGATGATTTGGACGATAGTTTTATTGATGATGATCCTAATCCGGAGGTTTTCCCGCCATCTCCTATTTCCAATGGAG AGGAAGCTTCTGATGATAACAAACCAGAAGGTAAGAAAAGCAAATTTGGACGGCTTAGGAAGAAGTATTATTCAGTAGAGTCAGATGACGATGGTGATGGGGGTTTTGAggaaaaaataattgtaaatgaTACTATGGATGACCAGATGAAAGAAAGTGATAACGAAGATAGCCTGCTGATTTCATCTCTTTACAAGGTTAAAGCTCGCCAAAGGATCTCAGATGACGAAATTAATGCCAGTGATAGTGGAGCATTTGATGCAAGGAACAAGAACTACGAAGATGATGGTGATGGTAATATTCAAACAGATTTGGAAACTGACAATGTCCTTCAAGATAGTCAGAGGGATAG GGAAGCAGCTGTGTCGGACAAAGAGAAAGATGTTGGGGAtgttaaaaaatcaaaaaagaaaaagaaggaaaagcaaAAAGAAACCAAAAGTTCCCCTAATGGACAATCCATAAAACTAGATAAGAATGAGAAAGATAAGCCAAAATTTGACAAGATGACCCAGGATATTCTTGCAGGAAAAGAACAAAACAAGGACGGCGCTGATGATGA CAAGCAAACTGAAACTGTGGATAAGATGCTGTCCCTTTCTGAAGATAGCCTGCTGATTTCACCTACTTTCAAGATTAAATCACGTCGAAAGATCTTCGACGAAGAAAACCACAAAACTGGTGATGATGAAGCATTTAATGCAAGTAACAAGAATGATCAAGATGGTGGCGATAGTATTGTTCAAACAACTTTTGAAACTAACAATGTTATTCAAGATAGCCAGATGCAGAG GGAAGCAGCTCTGTCAGACAAAAAGAAAGATGTTGGGGAtgttaaaaaatcaaaaaagaaaaagaaggaaaaggaaaCCAAGAGTTCCCCTAATGGACATTCTATAAATCTAGATAAAAGTGAGCAAGATAAGCCAAAAATTGAGGTGACCCTGGATATTCTCACAGGGCAAGAACAAATCAAGGATGGTGCTAATGATGA CAAGCAAACTGAAACTGTGGATAAAAATCTGCCCTCCTCTGAGGCTGGTCATGTACAAGATGAAAAACccaagaagaaaaggaaagagcGGCAAAAGGAACACATGAAACAACCTACAGTTAATGA AGATGTTGAGACTGTAGCTGCTGTTGCACTGCCTGAATTTGTAGAGGATGCTGGAAAAGCTAAAACAAAGAGGAGAAAGAAAGAACAAACAAACAAAGGTTTACATCTTGAAGGTGAAAG GAGTGTGGAGGATGGTGCTCATGACTTTTCCAATGGAAATCAAAATGAGGAAAAGGTTAAGAAAGGAaagagtaaaagtaaaagtaaaagtaaagggAACATTGAGGCATAG